A genome region from Vicia villosa cultivar HV-30 ecotype Madison, WI unplaced genomic scaffold, Vvil1.0 ctg.000011F_1_1, whole genome shotgun sequence includes the following:
- the LOC131621843 gene encoding protein FAR1-RELATED SEQUENCE 4-like yields the protein MDSSNVMANTIPEPNNEMEFESHEAAYSFYKEYAKSAGFGTAKLSSRRSRASKEFIDAKFSCIRYGNKQQSDDAINPRPSPKIGCKASLHVKRRPDGKWYVFSFVKEHNHELLPAQAHFFRSHRSSDPLSNDARMRRKKNSTAGGKLFSAYQNVECLENFMNRQNDKGRSLVLEPGNAQLLLELFMHMQEENPKFFYAIDLNEEHRLRNVFWVDSKGLEDFGYFADVVSFDTTYFTSKYKIPLVLFVGVNHHIQPTLLGCALIADETVFTFAWLLQTWFIAMGEHAPRVFLTDQNEAIKAAVAAVFPGTHHCFCLWHVLEKIPKQLEFLGTWHDSFMEKFNKCIFKSWTEDQFERRWWKMVDRFKLRDVKWVQSLYDDRACWVPTFMRDISFAGLSTGSRSESLNSLFDKYVQVDTSLREFIEQYRLILEDRYEEEAKANFDAWHETPELKSPSPFEKQLLLVYTHEIYQKFQFEVLGASACHLKKENDGVISTYNVKDFENNQNYMVEWNTSNSDICCSCHLFEYKGYLCRHAIVVLQMSGVFNIPTKYILKRWTNAALSRHPIGEKLEDVQSKVRRFNDLCRRAIILGEEGSLSQESYHMALSALSEALKQCANLNNSVENATLATHVGCNVEEVYQSISTSTDKVSDPKMNSGKKAVRTGVTGRSLGTVENIEGNKGKVPQLGVVSGNDGFQQMEPTDLRSHNVMQMQFHSMVPAAMFLNVSSPFHNATSTHLHDNHLPP from the exons ATGGATTCTTCTAATGTAATGGCTAACACAATTCCAGAACCTAATAATGAAATGGAATTTGAATCTCATGAAGCTGCATATTCATTTTACAAAGAATATGCTAAGTCTGCAGGGTTTGGTACTGCTAAGTTAAGTAGTCGTCGGTCTAGGGCATCGAAGGAATTTATCGATGCTAAATTTTCGTGTATAAGATATGGTAATAAGCAACAATCGGACGATGCGATTAATCCTCGTCCTTCGCCGAAAATCGGTTGTAAAGCTAGTTTGCATGTGAAGAGACGACCGGATGGTAAATGGTATGTTTTTAGTTTTGTGAAGGAGCATAATCATGAGCTTTTGCCTGCTCAAGCTCATTTTTTTCGAAGTCATCGGAGTTCTGATCCGTTAAGTAATGATGCTCGGATGCGGAGGAAGAAGAACTCAACTGCAGGTGGGAAATTGTTTAGTGCTTATCAGAATGTTGAATGTTTAGAGAATTTTATGAATCGTCAAAATGATAAAGGACGGAGTTTGGTTTTAGAACCAGGGAATGCTCAGTTGCTTCTTGAATTGTTCATGCATATGCAGGAAGAGAATCCGAAATTCTTTTATGCGATTGATTTGAATGAAGAGCATCGACTTAGGAATGTGTTTTGGGTTGATTCTAAAGGGTTGGAAGATTTTGGTTATTTTGCTGATGTTGTTTCTTTTGACACAACGTATTTTACTAGCAAGTATAAAATACCATTGGTGCTTTTCGTTGGTGTTAACCATCATATTCAACCGACATTGCTTGGATGCGCGTTGATAGCCGATGAGACAGTTTTTACTTTTGCCTGGTTACTGCAAACGTGGTTTATAGCAATGGGAGAACATGCTCCACGAGTATTTCTGACAGACCAAAACGAGGCTATTAAAGCTGCTGTTGCTGCTGTTTTTCCAGGAACGCATCACTGTTTTTGTTTGTGGCATGTTTTGGAAAAGATACCAAAACAGCTTGAGTTTTTAGGTACATGGCATGATAGCTTTATGGAAAAGTTCAACAAATGTATATTTAAGTCATGGACAGAAGACCAATTTGAAAGGAGATGGTGGAAGATGGTTGATAGGTTTAAACTTCGAGATGTTAAATGGGTCCAATCCTTGTACGATGATCGTGCGTGTTGGGTGCCAACTTTTATGAGGGATATTTCTTTTGCCGGTTTGTCTACTGGCTCGCGCTCAGAAAGTTTAAATTCTTTGTTTGATAAATATGTCCAAGTTGATACTTCACTTAGGGAATTTATAGAACAGTACCGATTGATTCTTGAAGATAGATATGAAGAGGAAGCCAAAGCAAATTTTGATGCTTGGCATGAAACACCCGAGTTAAAGTCTCCTTCCCCGTTTGAAAAACAATTGTTGTTAGTTTACACTCACGAAATCTATCAAAAGTTTCAGTTTGAGGTTTTGGGTGCTTCTGCTTGCCATCTAAAGAAAGAAAATGATGGCGTGATTAGTACTTATAATGTGAAAGACTTTGAAAATAATCAGAACTACATGGTAGAATGGAACACATCAAACTCGGATATATGTTGTTCTTGTCACTTGTTTGAATATAAGGGTTACCTATGTAGACATGCGATTGTCGTTCTCCAAATGTCTGGTGTTTTTAACATCCCGACAAAGTATATATTGAAAAGATGGACAAATGCTGCTCTAAGTAGGCATCCTATTGGTGAAAAGCTGGAAGACGTTCAATCTAAGGTCCGGAGATTCAATGATTTATGCAGACGGGCCATAATATTAGGTGAAGAAGGTTCTTTATCCCAAGAAAGTTACCATATGGCTTTAAGTGCATTAAGTGAAGCTTTAAAGCAATGCGCAAATTTAAATAACTCTGTTGAGAATGCAACCTTAGCTACTCATGTTGGTTGCAATGTTGAAGAAGTGTATCAATCTATTAGTACATCTACTGATAAGGTGTCTGATCCAAAAATGAATTCGGGTAAGAAGGCTGTGAGGACTGGTGTGACTGGTAGGAGTCTAGGAACTGTCGAAAATATTGAAGGAAATAAAGGAAAG GTACCTCAGCTTGGAGTAGTAAGTGGTAACGATGGTTTTCAACAAATG